In one window of Blattabacterium sp. (Cryptocercus punctulatus) str. Cpu DNA:
- the folE gene encoding GTP cyclohydrolase I FolE encodes MKKTISSLLEDHETPLRNDAFFISDEEKISKIEKYFFHIMEILGLNMNDDSLRSTPKRVAKMFITEIFSGLNPKTFPKVSTFENKYRYNQMLIEKNITIYSICEHHFLPIVGKAHVGYISNGKVIGLSKINRIVNYYSKRPQVQERLTIQIVKSLQKILNTKNVACIIEAKHLCVNSRGIQDINTKTITTKLLGIFKKNPEIRKEFFHYIGIP; translated from the coding sequence ATAAAGAAAACTATTTCTTCTTTATTAGAAGATCATGAAACCCCATTACGTAATGATGCCTTTTTTATTAGTGACGAAGAAAAAATTTCTAAAATAGAAAAATATTTTTTCCATATTATGGAAATATTAGGATTGAATATGAATGATGATAGTTTACGTAGTACCCCTAAAAGAGTAGCAAAAATGTTTATAACAGAAATATTTAGTGGTCTTAATCCCAAGACTTTTCCTAAAGTATCTACATTTGAAAATAAATACAGGTATAACCAAATGTTAATAGAAAAAAATATTACAATATATTCTATATGCGAGCATCATTTTTTACCTATTGTTGGAAAAGCTCACGTTGGTTATATTTCTAATGGGAAAGTGATAGGTCTTTCTAAAATTAATAGAATAGTGAATTATTATTCAAAAAGACCACAAGTTCAAGAACGTTTAACTATACAAATCGTAAAATCTTTACAAAAAATCTTAAATACAAAAAATGTTGCTTGTATTATAGAAGCAAAACATTTATGCGTAAATTCTCGTGGAATTCAAGATATCAATACCAAAACTATTACTACTAAATTATTAGGAATATTTAAAAAAAACCCGGAAATTCGAAAAGAATTTTTCCATTACATTGGAATTCCATAG